A segment of the Polyodon spathula isolate WHYD16114869_AA chromosome 14, ASM1765450v1, whole genome shotgun sequence genome:
AACCATATGCTacaaacgtttttaaaaaatctaacaaatGATGTAACTATTGCACAATCGATTTTGTTTACTAAGACATCCTACATCAAACTTCATTATTTCCTCCTAATTGTGCAACATGATGtgatttgcattgaaaaaaacacctagctatatactgtaaatgaatGTAACACAACAAAGCAACATTTGTTTTCCTGTGTGCACAGGAAAGCACACACCTTTTGAAACTAGTGCCtacatatatgttttttcttcATGTAAGTAAATCCCGAATACTAAATTGTTTAAACCGTGTTTGttcttggggtttttttttaatacattgaaCTTGACAAAATATTTCAAAGCCAGAGAGAGCATTTGTATATAACTTGGAGTCTTTCCTATAATAACAATTATGTTTCCTTTATTGCAGGGTTTACGTAATGCGGTTTATTTCTATTCGGCACGCATTCTTTTATGAAAAAGACTCTATGCTGAGTTGAGGACACCGCGCATAACCTATTGTCTTGGAGAGTTGGAAATTGAAACGGCTGAATCGTCGTTGCGACAAAGGCACGGCTTTGGTGCCCTCTTGTGGAATGAAAATCTGAATATTTCTGAATCAGAGCAATGGAAAGGACCACTGCACCCCACGCTGAAAGCATGGTTACCGACTATTTCAATCCGGAGATAATTGCAATACACTACAATTTCACGGGGAAATATAGACTGACTGAATATACAGGACTAAAGGCTGACTTAGTGGTCTTTATCGCCATTTGCTGCTTCATAATTTTGGAAAACATAATGGTTCTGCTTACCATATGGAGAACAAAAAAGTTCCATAAGCCCATGTACTATTTCATTGGAAACCTGGCCCTCTCAGACTTGCTTGCAGGATCGGTTTACATTTGCAACATTCTGTTGTCAGGTCCTAACACTTACAAGCTCACCCCATTTCAGTGGTTTATGAGGGAAGGGAGCATGTTTGTGGCATTGGGTGCATCTGTGTTCAGCTTGCTGGCTATTGCCATTGAAAGGCACCTCACCATGCTCAAAATGAAACTGCACAACGGGGGCAACACCTGTCGCGTGTTCGTTTACATCAGCACCTGCTGGTTCCTTTCGGCCATTTTAGGAGGTCTTCCGATAATGGGATGGAACTGTATCCACAGTCTTGAGACCTGTTCCACTGTCCTCCCGCTCTACAACAAGGCCTACCTCTTGTTTTGCACCACAGTGTTTAGCGTGATACTAATGGCCATCGTCATTCTGTACGCCAGGATCTACTCCCTGGTGAGGACTCGGAGTCGCAAGCTGGTGTTCAGAAAGTACTCCTCCAGTAGGAGCAGCAAGAGCTCAGAGAAGTCTTTGGCTTTACTGAAGACGGTCATAATTGTCCTGAGCTGCTTCATAGCTTGTTGGGCACCCCTGTTTATACTCCTCCTGCTGGACGTTGCCTGTAAGGTCAAGACCTGCTTTATTCTGTACAAGGCCGAATGGTTTCTGGCCCTGGCTGTACTCAACTCTGCCATGAACCCTCTAATCTACACCCTGACCAGCAACGAGATGCGCAGAGCCTTCCTGAAAATGCTGCTCTGCAGCTTCTGCACGCAAAAAGGCCCCGGGGCGAAATTCAAACGCCCTGTTATTGGGGCACTAGAGTTCAGCAGAAGCAAGTCGGACAACTCGTCGCATCCAAACAAGGAGGAAGGGGACATCCCTGAAACGATGTTATCATCGGGGAACCTAACGTCATCTTCATAGGAAAGCAAGGGGGGAGCTTACATTTTACTTATCCCTAACGCTAGTGAATGTGTGCTTTTGGGATGACTTCTCCCTGTAGAAAGCATTAATCTGAGGATGAAGACGCAGGCAACATGGGAGTCATTCAGACTTGGACAGGGAAATAGCGACTTGTAAAAactcaaaatacagtacagtagtcaaCCAATAAACTTGGGGGGATGGACTAAGATGTTTCTGGATTTCCTGTCTGAATGAAAGCTTCCCACAAGAGCCGAGTGGCATGCACTTAATATCAGTATTACCTAGGCCTTTAAGTAGGACACGTTGAGTTAAACTTATTAACTTATAGGAGTGAAGTTATAATACAGAAAAGCACTTGCTGTACAACTGTAAAGGTAGGGCACTTAGTTTGTCCACAACATGCATTAAgggtttttatgttcttaaatataacaaaatgaaGTCAAGGGCATGTGGTTTTATATAacttgtatatactgtagttaagTATAGGCCTACAATCCACCATATCtttatgaatgtatttgtttcaCAGATTCGTTGACATCACCTTTCCCCTTCCAATTAGTTAAGTGTATTGTTAGCGATTAACCCCGGTCACACACAACGCATTACTGTATGACACATCTGTACTAAAAGAAAGACTGATTTTATAATGTATGTTTCTTATTCAGCTGTGTCGCTACTCTAAATAGGCATCTTTTTTCAGTTCCTGTATATAAAATGTCAGCACAGACGTGTAAAATGTAACTTGCCAAACTGTGGTAGATGTAGTTTGCCTTTTATTTGCACATGTTACTGTTTCTTTTCTAGTGagtaaataaaattgtaaaactttaaaaaaacaaaaataaactttgttttacacACCTATCAGGACATTATTGCAATTTGCAACTACATATTTACATAATCTTTTGTATCTAAGACCATCACTATTTATTAATAGATTCAAACAAAGTGTCAGACCATCGCACAGATATTTGTAGGAGTGCAAACCATGTTGtaaaatatgcattattatttgCACTAGCAATATTACTACCAGGCCTTCTTTTGCTAAATATCTTTTAGttcttgtattttaaactttgatttgacATATTTAGGTATTTCAATGACagcttcatactgtatatgctACTGTTTCCTGCTGCCAAACAACTTCCTGTTCAGTAGCTAAGTgtcactccaatggtctagctggAATCAGGCCACATGACCTGGGTTAGGTACcaggaaatacaaaaaagaaaaacatgtgtttCGATCCAGAgtattgtacttaaaaaaaacatatcctgaataatgaataaaaaaacaagcaaagaaccaaaagtcttcaacacaagaaaaagaggtaccagtgataatgttgctagccCTAATAAAAGGTTAGACGAAGCTTTATTAGTGATTATATCCCATAACCTCATCAGGTAGGAGCACACTCAGTTTGTCAAAGGAGTAACAGATGTATATATAATCCTTATCCTTTGTCAGTCACTATTTCTTATTGATTCTCACAGTGTTCTGGTGACATGCACACCTGTCAAGGCCACCATCAAACCTCAAAATGACTTTCCATGTCTACCTGCCACAGCCAATCCACAAACTGCCGTGAAGAATTTGAGTTTGCTTGAGAGCTTATCGCTAGAAACTGGGCTGAGATCTCATTAATGATAGTACAGGTTAGCCTGAGCACACTCCACAGTATATCTAAGTAAAATGACTAAGCACCACAATCTGAAAGCAAACAGATCTACATTTAGCCTAGTGTAGTGCtagatataatgttttaaaatatagcatGAGTACtattacatgtgtttctttcaaaactgcatagatTATGAAACCTATGTAATGAATGGACATGCAGAACAGGCAAGATTTACAGAATTATTGAGTGCAATCACTTTAAGAAGGTTGATATCTCCTATAAGTGAAAATGGCAGTTGTATACGGTTCCTTgtaaaatatcattaaaatatagaaaacattATCATTTGGTAAAAATTAGATCCCCTTTTTATTTTTGAGGTAGTTTTCAGTGGGTGGGTGAAGCTTGTGTCCCTGTAACTAGACTACCTGCAACGTCAACAAGGCCTTGGAATAAGTCCTGACCAAGTTCCATTAGGGGACATTGTTAGTTCtttagcaccatctagtggttgGTTGCGTAGATGCCTTGGTGATTTCCTTGTGGGTTTACTGGAGAGGTGAATGATACAGATACCCGACTGTCACGTGTATGTTATAACATGGAATTGTATTTCTAGGTTatgtaattataataaatgtgctctgtgcttgtgcCAGCAAtcagtgtttagaatttctaGTCTGGCCTAGTTTAACAACATGCACAGAAACATAAGCTGTATAATATGCAGACCACTATAGGAATTATAGTTGAGTGTAACATTGAACAGAATTGTGAGCTTCAAAATATCCAGATGTTCACTTCTTAATTAAATTACCTATCTGAAGAAACAAAGCAAACTGAATTACAGATACAGACTCAAGAGCAGGTAACTGACAcgcaaagtgcaataaaaacaaaatacttgatTTGTTGCAGAATTGAAACTTCCAGTTCACCCCAATTTGCCAGGTCATTAGTTTAAACTGATCATTTTACACCAGGGCCAGCTGTTCAATGACAGAGGGACTAGTAAGGATTTGCTATAGTAGGAAATATTTTTTctattgcttttttaattattttttttttccaaaggaaaATCTGTTTGCTTTTATAGTATATGATAAATGCATAACGGATTATCCCAGAATAGCCCTGCTGTCTAATTTGAAGTCTTGACCTGCCTCCTCTATCCACTGTATGATAATGAATGGCATCTTCATCAGTAATACATGCACTGCTGTATAATGATGACAGTGTCAACTGTTGTCATTTTATGATATCTTACTGCTACCTACTGGATTGTTTTGTCATTGCAACTTGACTTGTTCTGACTCAAACTTAACTTGCCTTATCCTTAGCATTCTCCAaacataacattaatttaaaattaagaaatggCCTTCAAACTATAGCAGATTTGTTTATATGCTGCTTGTTGTTGTACCAGTAAACATACTTTATATATCTGTGAAAATCTGCATTTGAGTCATTCTGTGTCAAATCAACCAAAATCCAAGAAAATCACTGCCATCACTGAGTTCGAAGGCCAAATATTTATACTTAATGATGACCATTTGCTGAGATTCATCCACCTTTTAGTGCAGTGGTGCCTGCCTGAAACTAGTTAATGAACTGATTTACCTGCATGAGATTTTGGCTGCATGGTCAATTGGCTCATTCTCTGTCCAGGTGGGGCACCATCCCTACATAAACACTTTAATCAGTCGACAGCAAGTCATAATCCATCACAAGATTAAAAAACATGTCATAAAACCGCTCATCTATAACCCATGAATGGTTGTTTCAGAACTTTGCAAGAATCCATTTTTAAAGATGGCAACAAAGAAGAATTAAGAGGTCAACAGTCCCTCTGCATGCATGTAaagattatacacattttatggttttagttttatggatttatttatttatacacattttatggtttctcttggtttaaactatttgctaatattgtacagtataaccCCAAACAACATAAATGCGTGTTGTTCGTGTtggtacatttattaaactgttaacgagacagattaccaagtcaattattttaccacaagtCCTCATCTATAAGCCCACCAAAGGTCAGTTTGTTAACTTCTCCCACAAGGGGTTTCAGCCCTTCAAAGTTAGGGCCATTTTCAATACTATCATCCTGAAGCCTTTTTGTGGggtcattaaatcagacagtgATGTAGGCAGACAGAGCAGAGCTGCTACAGAAAGGCAGTTAAATTATAAGCACACCTCAGCAATTGGAAAGTGACATCTGCTACTTTAGAAGGAACAAGCACTTAAAAATCACTCCGGAAACTTgacaatttttcaattttaacaccttcagcaacacagaaatactaaagtggtggtacttattttgcatgaattctacagaagacctaCCTGGCTACTGACATTCTTAATATCATTTTTAGGTCCTCAAAATCACTCTAAAATGAGACGCATTTCTCCAGCTCCAGTTTCCACATTGTCTTTCTCCAAAGACGTGTAACGCAGGGTATATCAGCAAAGTGTTTGTATAGTCTTATGAGCCAGATCCATCTGGTGAGCAGGTATTGTGTACTGACAGTAATATCAAAGGAAACTTGCTTCACTAAATGACACAGGCTCTTAACCCTAAACTGGCACTGCTGATCTAGACTGTATTAAATGCGTCTGTAGTGAAAGGGACTGTCAATTATAGTCAGCAAAACATttgagtaattaaaaaataaaggctctCAAAATGATTGGAAAGATAATAGAAAGTTGAGGACATTATAAAACTAGGAAAATGTCAAAACACATACTCTgtacaataacatatttacacCAAACAACTAGCAATGTAAAAGTGCAGCCAATTAGCAGTTACAATACATATAGAGACTTGTACATTCTCATATTGCTAGACATTATGATCTAGCAACTACCGGTACTTCTCCAGTAggacagtttgtatttttttcttaagcaaCAGCGCCCTCTATAGTAAAGATTATGAAAAGCGTGTTTACGTTTTCTCCCAATTTCAATTACCATAAGATAGCATTCTACGCACAAACTATAAAACCCAAGGCAACTTTATTCTGCAGATGCTTTAAGACGCTTAATTCCTGATTTTGACGTGTCTGAGTTAAAACAATAGACTGTGCTTGTAGATTTTCCTGACTCCAATTCAAATTGCAAACACCCTGATTCAAGATCCGCTTATCAACATTTACTGAGGGGAAATGaaacatattgttgtttttacaaacTCATTCACCCACCCCCTCCTTTCAAGGAGTGTGTTTAAAAACACTGCTATACTGAAGTACACAAACaccattcatttttaatatgttttacgaTGCACTACTCTGCTTTAATTAATTGGGTCGGTTTTGACGAATTATAAAGTTTTttgaaaaagtttgaaaaaatctgaacaaaaaaaatgctcAGCATTTTGAGCCcattgatttaaacatttttagcTTGTACTAGACACACCTGTGAGTGGGATCCAACATGTTCTGAATTGAAACATGAAgtgaaacaaacaatacacacCCTGTGTCCTGAAGGAAACAACGACTCACAGTGACAGAGCACATATCAGACACACAATAAAAGGTCAATACCTGTCCTGGTGAGagaaaaatgatttacaaaaattGTTTTAGAACCCCAGCCCCGTAAAGGTCTAAACCCTAAGTTAAAAATTCCTATATATATAACGATCCCCataatcactatatatataatatatatatatataatatatatatatatatatataatatagaaatagagagagagagagagagagagagagagagagagagagagagagagagagagagagagagaggaggaggaggaggaggtgtagCGTGCACGTAgtgacataagcctgatataggctccttgcaagggagctggctcttttgtacaccTGTACTGGCACTGTGCTTTCGTGCGAGAGGTCCCGCGTTCAcacccgccctctgcctgtgtgtggattgcctcactcTGTGTGATACGCGTATTTGCATTAACCGAGACTGCTACGATACTTTCTTTCTGTCAACTTTTACAAAGTGCACTGTCATTTCTGAAAAAGTGCACAGTAATATTTGAACTGTAGATAGAAAAAACAACTAATTCCTGACTGCCTATACCACACTACTgggatacataagaacataagaacataagaaagtttacaaacgagaggaggccattcggcccatcttgctcgtttggttgttagtagcttattgatcccagaatctcatcaagcagcttcttgaaggatcctagggtgtcagcttcaacaacattacgggacccagaccctcacaattctctgtaacaaATTGccacttattttctgttctgaatgcccctttgtctaatctccatttgtgacccccggtccttgtttcatatttcaggctgaaaaagtcccttgggtcgacactgtcaataccttttagaattcagaatgcttgaattaggtcgccatgtagtcttctttgttcaagactgaacagattcaattattttagcctgtctgcatatgacatgccttttaagcccggaataattctggtcgctcttctttgcactctttctagagcaacaatatcttttttatagcgaggtgaccagaactgcacacaatattcaagatgaggtcttactagtgcattgtacagttttagcattacttcccttgatttaaattcaacacttttcacaatgtatccgagcatcttgttagccttttttatagcttccccacattgtctagatgaagacatttctgagtcaacaaaaactcctaggtctttttcatagattccttctccaatttcagtatctcccatatgatatttataatgtacatttttatttcctgtgtgcagtaccttacacttttctctattaaatgtcatttgccatgtgtctgcccagttctgaatcttgtctagatcattttgaatgacctttgctgctacaacagtgtttgccactcctcctacttttgtgtcgtctgcaaatttaacaagtttgcttactataccagaatctaaatcattaatgtagattaggaatagcagaggacctaatactgatccctgtggtacaccactagttaccacactccattctgaggtttctcctttaatcagtactttctgttttctacatgttaaccactccctaatccatgtacatgtgtttccttgaatcccaactgcgttcagtttgagaattaatcttttgtgcaggactttgtcaaaagctttctggaaatctaaataaaccatgtcatatgctttgcaattatccattatcaatgttgcatcctcaaaaaaatcaagcaagttagttagacacgatctccctttcctaaaaccatgttgactgtctcccaggaccctgttaccatataggtaattttccattttggatcttattatagtttccataagtttgcatataatagaagtcatgcttattggtctgtagttacctggttcagttttgtttccctttttgtggatcggtattacgtttgcaattttccagtctgtcggtaccacccctgtgtcaagagactgctgcatgatcttggttagcggtttgtaaattacttctttcatttatttgagtactactgggaggatctcatccggcccaggggatttgtttattttaagagctcctagtccctttaacacttctgcctcagttatgctaaagttatttaaaactggataggaactggatgacatgtggggcatgttgtcagtatcttcctttgtaaaaacttgtgaaaagtaatcatttaatatatttgctatttttttttcttcatctatgattttgccatttgtatctcttaaacatttaatctcctctttgaatgttctcttgctgttgtaatattggaaaaacattttggaattggttttagctcccttagcaatgttcatttctatttctctcttggcctttctaacttcgtttttgacttgcgtttgcagttccgtgtactctatatgcgtactttctttttggtccttttttaatgctctataaagtgccttttttcgctgaatattttttttaattgatctattaaaccatgttggccatttagttttacatttagatttgtctactttagggatgtaattgttttgcgcctctagtactacatatttgaagaacaaccatccttcttctgtgacaaattgtgttaggaagcagtcatttgtcatttccaccatttcaatttcatccttcgtgctacccaccgggttttcccattttatatgggggaagttgaaatctcccattagtatggcttctcctttgctacacgcatttctaatgtcattgtataacagattattttgctcaccgtctgaatctggtggtctatagcatgctcctattattatgccctttgaatttttgtccattattctgacccatattgattcggctttattttctttgtccaggtttaacacctgggcttcaagactgtttcttatgtatagcgctacccctcctcctcttctgtcctgcctgtctttcctatacagtgtatacccacaaatattatattcgtccccatcactctcagacaaccaagtttcagtaacacctatcacatcatagttacttattagtgcagtagcttcaagttctagaattttgtttctgatacttctagcatttagataaatagatttaatggttgtcttacctgagttgttgttcttgttttgatgcggtctcccttctgtttttttgttgatttctccccccttcctttcagtttaaatgcttctgaacctgctcgaggattttttctccaagtagactggttcccttgttatttaagtgcagtccatcccgtctatacagatagtcctcgttgtagaatgtggtccaatgatcaagataggtgaagccttcccgtatgcaccacgtcttcagccatgcgttttgattaattatttccagctgtccatatggtcctttgcaaggtgctggtagtataccagaaaataccacagttttggttttctcttttaatttccttcctagctctctgaatttgttttgcagggattttggtctgtctcttccaatgttgtttgtaccaatgtggacgactactaccgggtcgtctcctgttcgttctaggagcctgtccacgttttaagtgatgtgcttgaccgaggctcccggaaggcagcacactgttgtagtaagggggtccaaactgagaattgaacttgctgtgtttctcaatatggagtccccaacaatcatgacctcccttctttttgctgtctggtcaccactgtcaatagggtcctggatgttgttcctttcattctcttgttgttggttctgctcatcaaaattctgaagtgactcaaatctgttggttgttttgatttctggtggttgtgtttgaggaagtttctttttttccctgcttctgcctacctggac
Coding sequences within it:
- the LOC121327024 gene encoding sphingosine 1-phosphate receptor 1-like encodes the protein MERTTAPHAESMVTDYFNPEIIAIHYNFTGKYRLTEYTGLKADLVVFIAICCFIILENIMVLLTIWRTKKFHKPMYYFIGNLALSDLLAGSVYICNILLSGPNTYKLTPFQWFMREGSMFVALGASVFSLLAIAIERHLTMLKMKLHNGGNTCRVFVYISTCWFLSAILGGLPIMGWNCIHSLETCSTVLPLYNKAYLLFCTTVFSVILMAIVILYARIYSLVRTRSRKLVFRKYSSSRSSKSSEKSLALLKTVIIVLSCFIACWAPLFILLLLDVACKVKTCFILYKAEWFLALAVLNSAMNPLIYTLTSNEMRRAFLKMLLCSFCTQKGPGAKFKRPVIGALEFSRSKSDNSSHPNKEEGDIPETMLSSGNLTSSS